The following are encoded together in the Candidatus Paceibacterota bacterium genome:
- the rseP gene encoding RIP metalloprotease RseP encodes MSIIIFLIILLVLVIAHEFGHFIVAKKSGIRVDEFAFGFPPKLFSLKKGETTYAFNALPIGGYVKIYGEDPTQEVEGDVARSFSHKPRYIQSMVILAGITANIVVAWLLFTMILSIGMKTSIGGNTFGTLSNVEVMVTQVVPGSPAAKAGISSGDVLVHLRDNTSKEEVKVTTPEVVTAFIGSKQETPITVTVARKGVLQEISVVPQIGVSPSGKPAIGIAMDEAGLLKLPIHLAALEAGVKTYDYTVSTAIGIFDFLYQTITGHADFQEVSGPVGIVGAVGDAAKLGFVNVLFFAALISINLAVINLIPFPALDGGRFFFIVIEAIIRKPLPAQVTSWTNAIGFGALMLLMLVVTYHDILKLFN; translated from the coding sequence ATTCGTGTTGACGAATTTGCATTTGGATTTCCTCCAAAGCTTTTCTCTCTAAAGAAAGGAGAAACAACATATGCGTTCAATGCATTGCCTATCGGAGGGTATGTGAAGATCTACGGTGAGGATCCAACACAGGAAGTTGAGGGAGATGTCGCCCGAAGTTTTTCACATAAGCCACGCTATATACAGTCGATGGTGATCCTCGCAGGCATTACTGCGAATATTGTCGTCGCATGGCTGCTCTTCACGATGATACTTTCGATCGGCATGAAGACGAGTATCGGAGGTAATACATTCGGTACATTGTCGAATGTCGAGGTGATGGTTACTCAGGTTGTCCCTGGGAGTCCTGCAGCGAAGGCGGGCATCAGCTCTGGTGATGTGCTCGTACATCTTCGTGATAACACCTCAAAGGAGGAAGTAAAAGTCACTACTCCAGAGGTGGTCACCGCATTCATCGGTAGCAAACAAGAGACTCCAATTACGGTCACCGTAGCACGTAAGGGGGTCTTGCAGGAAATAAGTGTAGTTCCTCAGATTGGTGTTTCTCCTTCGGGGAAACCTGCAATAGGAATCGCGATGGATGAGGCGGGATTACTGAAGCTCCCGATCCACCTCGCAGCACTTGAGGCTGGGGTAAAGACCTATGATTATACGGTTTCTACGGCAATTGGGATTTTTGATTTTCTTTATCAAACGATTACTGGACATGCAGATTTCCAGGAGGTGAGTGGTCCAGTGGGGATTGTTGGTGCTGTTGGAGATGCAGCAAAGCTCGGCTTTGTGAATGTACTCTTCTTCGCGGCACTTATCTCGATTAACCTTGCGGTCATCAATTTGATTCCATTCCCAGCACTTGATGGAGGCCGATTCTTCTTCATTGTAATCGAAGCAATCATTCGCAAGCCACTTCCTGCACAGGTGACTTCTTGGACGAATGCAATTGGATTTGGTGCATTAATGCTCCTTATGCTCGTCGTCACATATCACGACATTCTCAAATTGTTCAATTAG